From one Nocardioides yefusunii genomic stretch:
- a CDS encoding thiolase family protein produces the protein MSAYIYDAVRTPFGKFGGALADTRPDDLASTVIAAIAERNDSLDPAAIGEIVWGCANQAGEDNRNVGRMGALLAGLPTSVPATTVNRLCGSSLDALMMGSRIVETGDADIVLVGGVESMSRAPWVLPKPSRAYPAGDVTAVSTTLGWRLVNKAMPKEWTASLGECNEQLQERFEISRERQDTFAARSHTLAAQAWENGFYDDLVVPVGEFAKDEGIRPGTTVEKLANLRTVFRPEGTITAGNASPLSDGASALLIGSKAAGEKIGKAPIARIAGRGTHALDPQDFGYAPTEAANKALAAAGITWDDVAAVEVNEAFAVQTLACADAWGIDHEIVNTRGGAIALGHPLGASGGRILGTLAKRLREDNQRWGVAAICIGVGQALAVVLENAAFENEEAN, from the coding sequence ATGAGCGCCTACATCTACGACGCCGTCCGCACCCCCTTCGGCAAGTTCGGCGGAGCCCTCGCCGACACCCGACCGGACGACCTCGCCTCCACCGTCATCGCCGCCATCGCGGAGCGCAACGACTCTCTCGACCCCGCCGCCATCGGCGAGATCGTCTGGGGCTGCGCCAACCAGGCCGGCGAGGACAACCGCAACGTCGGACGCATGGGTGCCCTGCTCGCAGGTCTGCCCACGTCCGTGCCCGCCACCACCGTCAACCGTCTGTGCGGCTCCTCGCTCGACGCGCTGATGATGGGCTCGCGCATCGTCGAGACCGGTGACGCCGACATCGTCCTGGTCGGCGGCGTCGAGTCGATGTCCCGCGCCCCCTGGGTCCTGCCCAAGCCGTCGCGTGCCTACCCGGCCGGTGACGTCACCGCCGTCTCCACCACGCTCGGCTGGCGCCTGGTCAACAAGGCGATGCCGAAGGAGTGGACCGCCTCTCTGGGAGAGTGCAACGAGCAGCTCCAGGAGCGCTTCGAGATCTCCCGTGAGCGCCAGGACACCTTCGCTGCCCGCTCCCACACCCTTGCCGCCCAGGCCTGGGAGAACGGTTTCTACGACGACCTCGTCGTGCCCGTCGGTGAGTTCGCGAAGGACGAGGGCATCCGCCCCGGCACGACGGTCGAGAAGCTCGCGAACCTGCGCACCGTCTTCCGCCCCGAGGGCACCATCACCGCCGGCAATGCCTCGCCGCTCTCCGACGGCGCCTCCGCGCTGCTGATCGGCTCCAAGGCGGCGGGAGAGAAGATCGGCAAGGCTCCGATCGCCCGCATCGCCGGTCGCGGCACCCACGCCCTCGACCCGCAGGACTTCGGCTACGCCCCGACCGAGGCAGCCAACAAGGCCCTCGCCGCCGCAGGCATCACCTGGGACGACGTCGCCGCCGTCGAGGTCAACGAGGCCTTCGCCGTCCAGACGCTGGCCTGCGCCGACGCCTGGGGCATCGACCACGAGATCGTCAACACCCGCGGTGGCGCCATCGCCCTGGGCCACCCGCTGGGCGCGTCCGGCGGACGCATCCTCGGCACCCTGGCCAAGCGCCTGCGCGAGGACAACCAGCGTTGGGGCGTCGCCGCCATCTGCATCGGCGTCGGCCAGGCCCTCGCCGTGGTCCTCGAGAACGCAGCCTTCGAGAACGAGGAGGCCAACTGA
- a CDS encoding LysR family transcriptional regulator — MDPQQLRYFLAVVDSGSVHGAAGTLGVTPPSVSQGLRALERDVRTPLFRRVGRGMVLTSAGQALVTPARRVLHGLASASGTVRDGEGCLRGQVQVACQAALATGVVTQIVAAFRWRHPRVSLTVSGLDDAADAADLLGRAVCDLVITQLPLAVAGGDLSVLELGRQEYWIAFPPGTELSGPSAGREWLRWDEIDTDVIAVPPGGRQTSEMLAALSVRQQARPPAMVLTNRESRLAFTAAGVGATWLERAQAEAARRSGLVVRELRPPLGATFGVAHSPATQSPAAAAFVQVATEVAQADVA; from the coding sequence ATGGATCCGCAGCAGCTGCGCTACTTCTTGGCGGTCGTCGACTCCGGCAGCGTGCATGGTGCCGCGGGGACGCTCGGGGTGACACCACCGTCGGTGTCGCAGGGCCTGAGGGCCTTGGAGCGCGACGTGCGGACGCCGCTGTTCCGGCGGGTGGGGCGTGGCATGGTGCTCACCTCGGCCGGGCAGGCACTGGTCACGCCGGCCCGTCGGGTGCTGCACGGGCTGGCCAGTGCGAGCGGGACCGTTCGCGACGGCGAGGGGTGTCTGCGCGGCCAGGTACAGGTGGCCTGCCAGGCGGCGTTGGCGACGGGCGTGGTGACGCAGATCGTGGCCGCGTTCCGCTGGCGTCACCCGCGGGTGAGCCTGACGGTCTCAGGGTTGGACGACGCCGCGGACGCCGCTGACCTTCTGGGGCGCGCGGTCTGCGACCTGGTGATCACGCAACTCCCGCTGGCTGTGGCCGGCGGTGACCTGTCGGTGCTGGAGTTGGGTCGGCAGGAGTACTGGATCGCGTTCCCACCCGGCACGGAGTTGTCCGGGCCGTCGGCCGGACGGGAGTGGTTGCGATGGGACGAGATCGACACGGACGTGATCGCGGTGCCCCCGGGCGGACGCCAGACCTCTGAGATGTTGGCGGCGCTCTCGGTGCGGCAGCAGGCTCGACCACCGGCGATGGTCCTGACCAACAGGGAGTCACGTCTGGCGTTCACTGCTGCCGGTGTGGGCGCGACGTGGTTGGAACGCGCGCAGGCAGAGGCAGCACGGCGCTCGGGGCTGGTGGTGCGCGAACTTCGCCCGCCACTGGGTGCAACGTTCGGGGTGGCGCACTCCCCCGCCACCCAGTCGCCTGCGGCAGCTGCGTTCGTGCAGGTCGCGACCGAGGTCGCTCAGGCCGACGTGGCCTGA
- a CDS encoding 3-oxoacid CoA-transferase subunit B yields the protein MPADRPLTKDEMAVVVARDIAPGSFVNLGIGQPTLIADHLPADSGVVLHTENGMLNMGRAAIGDEIDGDLTNAGKVPVTELPGAAYFHHADSFAMMRGGHLDVCVLGAFQVAVNGDLANWHTGAPDAIPAVGGAMDLAIGAKQVFVMMTLFTKKGEAKLVEACTYPLTGVNCVNRVYTELATFDITPDGVVVRETFGTTVEELSERLGLELKSA from the coding sequence ATCCCCGCCGACCGTCCCCTCACCAAGGACGAGATGGCCGTCGTCGTCGCCCGCGACATCGCGCCCGGATCCTTCGTGAACCTCGGCATCGGTCAGCCCACGCTGATCGCCGACCACCTCCCGGCCGACTCCGGCGTCGTGCTCCACACCGAGAACGGCATGCTCAACATGGGTCGCGCCGCCATCGGCGACGAGATCGACGGTGACCTCACCAACGCCGGCAAGGTCCCCGTCACCGAGCTGCCCGGTGCGGCCTACTTCCACCACGCCGACTCGTTCGCGATGATGCGCGGCGGCCACCTCGACGTCTGCGTCCTGGGTGCCTTCCAGGTCGCCGTCAACGGAGACCTCGCCAACTGGCACACCGGTGCCCCCGACGCGATCCCCGCCGTCGGCGGCGCGATGGACCTCGCCATCGGCGCCAAGCAGGTCTTCGTGATGATGACGCTCTTCACCAAGAAGGGCGAGGCCAAGCTCGTCGAGGCCTGCACCTACCCGCTGACCGGTGTCAACTGCGTCAACCGCGTCTACACCGAACTCGCGACGTTCGACATCACCCCCGATGGTGTCGTCGTCCGTGAGACCTTCGGCACCACCGTCGAGGAGCTCTCCGAGCGCCTCGGCCTGGAGCTCAAGAGCGCCTGA
- a CDS encoding IclR family transcriptional regulator domain-containing protein, translating to MSEHPIPDAPQRRTPGDEFVQALARGLEVITSFDAEHATMTLSDVSKRTGLSRATCRRLLLTLVELGYVRTDGKAFTLTPQVLKLGTAYLAGLGLPQVAHPHLEKLSAALGESTSCAVLDGTDIVYVARCSTRRLMTVGITVGTRFPAHATSMGRVLLAAERDLALPETLPALTAHTVTDPDVLRAELVQVREQGYAVVTQELELGLRSIAVPVRTSDGKIPAAINVSLPMNSPLDPLDRLDQVQATARAIAEDLDHLH from the coding sequence GTGAGTGAGCACCCCATCCCCGACGCACCGCAGCGGCGCACGCCCGGGGACGAGTTCGTCCAGGCGCTTGCCCGCGGGCTCGAGGTGATCACCAGCTTCGACGCCGAGCACGCCACGATGACGCTCAGCGACGTCTCGAAGCGAACCGGCCTGTCCCGGGCGACCTGTCGGCGGCTGCTGCTCACCCTGGTCGAGCTCGGCTACGTCCGCACCGACGGCAAGGCGTTCACGCTGACTCCGCAGGTGCTCAAGCTCGGCACCGCCTACCTGGCCGGTCTGGGTCTGCCGCAGGTGGCGCACCCGCACCTGGAGAAGCTGTCGGCCGCGCTGGGCGAATCGACCTCCTGCGCGGTGCTGGACGGCACCGACATCGTCTACGTCGCCCGCTGCTCGACGCGCCGGCTGATGACGGTGGGCATCACCGTCGGGACTCGATTCCCGGCCCACGCGACGTCGATGGGCCGCGTGCTGCTGGCTGCCGAACGCGACCTCGCGCTCCCGGAGACGTTGCCTGCACTCACCGCCCACACCGTCACCGACCCTGACGTGCTGCGGGCCGAACTGGTGCAGGTGCGCGAGCAGGGCTACGCAGTGGTGACCCAGGAACTGGAACTCGGCCTGCGCTCGATCGCCGTGCCGGTGCGGACCAGCGACGGGAAGATCCCGGCCGCGATCAACGTGTCCCTGCCGATGAATTCGCCCCTCGACCCGCTCGACCGTCTCGACCAGGTGCAGGCCACCGCGCGGGCGATCGCCGAGGATCTCGACCACCTGCACTGA
- a CDS encoding LysR family transcriptional regulator — MEPRLMEYFVAVVEHGSVTRAAESLFIAQPSLSQAIRSLETQLGADLFERRGRGLHLTDAGRRFEGHARRVLADVAEARRRVEAVRAVEGGRLRLAATHDLHLSPLPRLAAEFRALHPGVELHVDDFGGPGGVVGAVRGGSVDLGFTTLPARTDGLAVVNLRRQNLVLVLDEATASGLPDPVPQALLSEIALLREQDDHLADLVDDPAVLAPRPGSLVTAHRRMLWELVMAGAGAAFMPEGFAARHLRGIVERHTTPPISREVAVVHRPGPLGPAAAVFIDLATQATSA; from the coding sequence ATGGAGCCACGGCTGATGGAGTACTTCGTCGCCGTCGTCGAGCACGGAAGCGTGACCAGGGCGGCGGAGTCGCTGTTCATCGCCCAACCGTCCTTGTCCCAAGCCATCCGGTCGCTGGAGACCCAGCTCGGAGCGGATCTGTTCGAACGCCGCGGTCGCGGGCTGCACCTCACCGACGCCGGGCGTCGGTTCGAGGGGCACGCCCGACGGGTGCTCGCCGACGTCGCTGAAGCGCGACGCCGGGTCGAGGCAGTCCGTGCGGTGGAAGGGGGACGCCTCCGCCTCGCAGCCACCCACGACCTCCACCTCAGCCCACTGCCACGGCTTGCCGCCGAGTTCCGGGCCCTGCACCCCGGCGTCGAGCTGCACGTGGACGACTTCGGTGGCCCGGGTGGCGTCGTCGGGGCTGTGCGCGGCGGGTCCGTCGACCTCGGATTCACCACCCTGCCTGCACGCACCGACGGGCTCGCGGTCGTGAATCTGAGGCGGCAGAACCTGGTGCTCGTCCTCGACGAGGCCACGGCCTCGGGGCTGCCGGATCCTGTCCCGCAGGCGCTGCTCAGCGAGATCGCGCTGCTGCGCGAACAGGACGACCACCTCGCGGACCTCGTCGACGACCCCGCAGTTCTCGCGCCACGCCCCGGCAGCCTCGTCACCGCTCACCGGCGGATGCTGTGGGAACTCGTCATGGCCGGGGCCGGCGCCGCGTTCATGCCCGAAGGGTTCGCGGCGCGGCACCTGCGCGGCATCGTCGAACGGCACACCACACCACCGATCAGCAGAGAGGTGGCTGTCGTGCACCGGCCGGGCCCCCTCGGTCCTGCCGCCGCGGTCTTCATCGACCTCGCGACTCAGGCCACGTCGGCCTGA
- a CDS encoding acyl-CoA dehydrogenase family protein, with the protein MRRTIFDETHESYRQMLRDFIAKEVVPVYPEWEEVGHPPRDFYRRLGEIGVLGVQVPEEYGGGGSDSFKWAAVTMEETNRAGVTFGNYSAHTNLILPYLMRGNDVQKKRWLPGFASGEIMTAIAMTEPGTGSDLANISTRAVLSGDGSHYVLNGAKTFITGGVLADLVLVVARTSPYDPADRRGGLSILAVESNSDGFSVGKMLKKVGLKTSDTAELSFQDVKVPVENLLGNEGDGFSMLMQNLAQERLTIALGTISTAEAAIRFTQQYVEERQVFGKPVAAFQNTKFVLAECSTEVVAARVFADRCLQAHDDGELSVADAARAKLLCTEVAGRVIDKCVQLHGGYGYVWEYPIARQYADIRVSRIYGGTSEVMKSIIAKDMGL; encoded by the coding sequence ATGCGCCGCACGATCTTCGACGAGACCCACGAGTCCTACCGCCAGATGCTGCGTGACTTCATCGCCAAGGAAGTCGTCCCCGTCTACCCCGAGTGGGAAGAGGTCGGGCACCCGCCGCGCGATTTCTACCGCCGCCTCGGTGAGATCGGCGTCCTCGGCGTCCAGGTCCCCGAGGAGTACGGCGGCGGTGGCTCGGACTCGTTCAAGTGGGCGGCCGTCACCATGGAGGAGACGAACCGGGCCGGGGTCACCTTCGGCAACTACTCCGCCCACACCAACCTGATCCTGCCCTACCTGATGCGCGGCAACGACGTGCAGAAGAAGCGCTGGCTGCCCGGGTTCGCGTCCGGCGAGATCATGACCGCCATCGCCATGACCGAACCCGGCACCGGTTCCGACCTCGCCAACATCTCCACCCGCGCGGTGCTGTCGGGGGACGGCAGCCACTACGTCCTCAACGGTGCCAAGACGTTCATCACCGGAGGTGTCCTGGCTGACCTCGTGCTCGTCGTCGCGCGGACCTCGCCCTACGACCCCGCCGACCGTCGCGGTGGTCTGTCGATCCTGGCCGTGGAGAGCAACTCCGACGGCTTCAGTGTCGGGAAGATGCTCAAGAAGGTCGGCCTCAAGACCTCCGACACCGCCGAACTCTCCTTCCAAGACGTGAAGGTGCCGGTCGAGAACCTGCTCGGCAATGAGGGCGACGGGTTCAGCATGCTCATGCAGAACCTCGCCCAAGAACGCCTCACGATCGCGCTCGGCACCATCTCCACCGCGGAGGCGGCGATCCGGTTCACCCAGCAGTACGTCGAGGAACGTCAGGTCTTCGGCAAGCCCGTCGCCGCGTTCCAGAACACCAAGTTCGTGCTCGCGGAGTGCTCGACCGAGGTGGTCGCCGCCCGGGTCTTCGCCGACCGTTGTCTCCAGGCTCACGACGACGGCGAGCTCTCCGTCGCCGACGCAGCCCGCGCGAAGCTGCTCTGCACCGAGGTCGCCGGACGCGTCATCGACAAGTGCGTCCAACTCCACGGCGGCTACGGCTACGTGTGGGAGTACCCGATCGCCCGGCAGTACGCCGACATCCGCGTCTCCAGGATCTACGGCGGCACGTCCGAGGTGATGAAGTCGATCATCGCCAAGGACATGGGTCTCTGA
- a CDS encoding 3-oxoacid CoA-transferase subunit A — protein MALTQILDTHDEAVAGIHDGATVLVGGFGMAGMPVQLIDALIRQGATDLTIVSNNAGNGDTGLAALLKAGRVKKVICSFPRQSDSYVFDELYRAGKIELEVVPQGNLAERMRAAGAGIGAFFCPTAVGTPLAEGKETREIDGRTYVLEMPIKGDFALIGAHKADEMGNLVYRKTARNFGPVMATAAATTIVQVNEIVPTGALDPETVVTPSIFVDRVVKA, from the coding sequence ATGGCTCTCACCCAGATCCTTGACACCCACGACGAGGCCGTCGCCGGCATCCACGACGGCGCGACCGTCCTCGTCGGCGGTTTCGGCATGGCTGGCATGCCCGTCCAGCTCATCGACGCCCTGATCCGTCAGGGCGCCACCGACCTCACGATCGTGTCCAACAACGCCGGCAACGGTGACACCGGACTCGCCGCGCTGCTCAAGGCCGGCCGCGTGAAGAAGGTCATCTGCTCCTTCCCCCGCCAGAGCGACTCCTACGTCTTCGACGAGCTGTACCGCGCCGGCAAGATCGAGCTCGAGGTCGTCCCCCAGGGCAACCTCGCTGAGCGCATGCGCGCCGCCGGCGCCGGCATCGGTGCCTTCTTCTGCCCCACCGCCGTCGGCACGCCGCTGGCCGAGGGCAAGGAGACCCGCGAGATCGACGGACGCACCTACGTCCTCGAGATGCCGATCAAGGGCGACTTCGCCCTCATCGGCGCCCACAAGGCCGACGAGATGGGCAACCTCGTCTACCGCAAGACGGCCCGCAACTTCGGTCCCGTCATGGCCACCGCCGCCGCGACCACCATCGTGCAGGTCAACGAGATCGTCCCCACCGGCGCCCTCGACCCCGAGACCGTCGTGACCCCGTCCATCTTCGTCGACCGAGTGGTGAAGGCATGA
- a CDS encoding ABC transporter permease, translating into MSNNDPGFIDEIKDAISLRTVALIAGVLLVQVAFIASYVGAFHHQEPRGIEIGVVAPGGQAEALAQRLNGLDGEPLDATAMASDVEARDQIERGELVAALVVDPAGTQDTLLVASARGESLKGAVQQVLTAVETEQQRTLASEDVVPLQDGDARGMSGFYLVIGWLVGGYLVAALLGVAKGARPANRHRAVIRLGAMVPYAVASGLLGAVVVGPLIGALEGHFWAVAGVGMLLVLSSATVTMALEVLAGTIGIGITVLLFVVLGNPSAGGAYQTELLPGLWRGVGQWLPNGAGTTALRDIVYFDGNGASGPILVIVVWALVGAVVTLAVTGLRDRQAARST; encoded by the coding sequence ATGTCGAACAACGACCCTGGGTTCATCGACGAGATCAAGGACGCCATCTCGTTGCGGACGGTTGCGCTCATCGCAGGCGTGCTGCTCGTGCAGGTCGCCTTCATCGCGTCCTACGTCGGCGCGTTCCACCATCAGGAACCACGCGGGATCGAGATCGGGGTGGTGGCCCCCGGCGGCCAGGCCGAGGCGCTCGCACAGCGCCTCAACGGCCTCGACGGGGAACCGCTGGACGCCACGGCCATGGCGTCGGACGTCGAGGCGCGAGACCAGATCGAGCGGGGCGAGCTCGTGGCCGCGCTCGTCGTCGACCCCGCCGGTACCCAGGACACCCTGCTGGTGGCCAGTGCTCGTGGCGAGTCGCTCAAGGGCGCGGTGCAGCAGGTGCTGACGGCCGTGGAGACCGAGCAGCAACGCACCCTGGCGAGCGAGGACGTCGTGCCACTGCAGGACGGCGACGCTCGTGGGATGAGCGGCTTCTACCTCGTCATCGGCTGGCTGGTGGGCGGGTACCTGGTCGCTGCGCTGCTGGGCGTCGCCAAGGGAGCACGCCCTGCGAACAGGCACCGAGCGGTGATCCGGCTGGGAGCGATGGTCCCGTACGCGGTGGCGTCCGGCCTGTTGGGTGCGGTCGTCGTGGGCCCGCTCATCGGGGCGCTCGAAGGTCACTTCTGGGCCGTCGCCGGGGTCGGCATGCTGCTCGTGCTCTCCTCGGCCACGGTGACGATGGCGCTGGAGGTCCTGGCCGGAACCATCGGCATCGGCATCACTGTCCTGCTCTTCGTGGTGCTGGGCAATCCGAGTGCCGGTGGCGCCTACCAGACCGAGCTCCTGCCGGGTCTGTGGCGCGGTGTGGGGCAGTGGTTGCCCAACGGTGCAGGCACCACCGCGCTGCGCGACATCGTCTACTTCGACGGGAACGGGGCGTCCGGCCCGATCCTCGTCATCGTCGTGTGGGCGCTCGTCGGCGCAGTGGTGACCCTTGCTGTCACGGGTCTGCGTGACCGTCAGGCGGCGCGAAGCACCTGA
- a CDS encoding SDR family NAD(P)-dependent oxidoreductase, protein MDLARITTAVTGGASGLGLATARRLVGAGGHVTIIDLPGSDGKAVAEELGDRVLFAPADITDAGAFGEALDEADAQADGLRGVVHCAGSGRKMRVLEKDGSPGSLEDFEFVIRLNLVGTFNALRLGAERIARHDRIDDAENGERGAVVLTASVAAFEGQIGQINYSASKAGIVGMTIVAARDLASRGIRVNTIAPGIMDTPLLGRLRDDVRTSLAATVPHPHRLGHVDEFASLASHMLENGYLNGETVRLDGAIRMAPR, encoded by the coding sequence ATGGATCTCGCCCGCATCACCACCGCCGTCACCGGAGGAGCCTCCGGGCTCGGACTCGCCACCGCCCGGCGACTGGTCGGGGCCGGGGGACACGTCACGATCATCGATCTGCCCGGCAGCGACGGGAAGGCCGTCGCCGAAGAGCTCGGGGACCGCGTCCTCTTCGCCCCTGCCGACATCACCGACGCAGGCGCATTCGGCGAGGCTCTCGACGAGGCCGACGCCCAGGCCGACGGGCTCCGCGGCGTCGTCCACTGCGCGGGGTCGGGGCGCAAGATGCGGGTCCTGGAGAAGGACGGCTCGCCGGGGTCACTGGAGGACTTCGAGTTCGTGATCCGCCTCAACCTCGTCGGCACCTTCAACGCCCTTCGGCTCGGGGCCGAACGCATCGCCCGCCACGACCGCATCGACGACGCGGAGAACGGCGAACGGGGAGCCGTCGTCCTGACCGCCTCGGTCGCAGCGTTCGAGGGCCAGATCGGCCAGATCAACTACTCCGCCTCCAAGGCCGGGATCGTCGGCATGACCATTGTCGCCGCCCGCGACCTCGCCTCCCGCGGTATTCGGGTCAACACCATCGCCCCCGGAATCATGGACACCCCGCTCCTGGGACGACTCCGCGACGACGTCCGCACCTCCCTCGCAGCCACTGTTCCTCACCCTCACCGTCTGGGCCACGTCGACGAGTTCGCGTCCCTGGCCAGTCACATGCTCGAGAACGGCTACCTCAACGGGGAGACCGTCCGCCTCGACGGCGCCATCCGCATGGCTCCCCGCTGA
- a CDS encoding aldehyde dehydrogenase family protein has product MSSTPDIVVAGVPHVSVSGATFEKTNPYTGKVVSVAAAATVEDADNAAAAAHAAFPAWAATPAAERSALLNKAADLLEERAEEITITMAEEVGSTHGWAAFNVHVTTGVLRAAAELPGQVVEDEIPSGVPGLKAYGVRKPLGAVVAIAPWNAPLILGTRAVAMPLALGNTVVFKASEECPRTQAAIVQVLRDAGVPAGAVELITNRPEDGKLIVERLIDNPKIRHINFTGSSGVGRSIAIRAAQYFKRTVLELGGKAPFVVLDDADVDAAVAGANFGAFMNSGQICMSTERVIAHTSVVEEFSAKLAAKAAAMTVGDPSLPTTHIGPVVSMKAATRIRGLIADAVDKGATLLTGGGGEGVLIEPTVIAGVTPEMEIYREESFGPVVTITSFETEDEAVELANDTDFGLSSAVYGTDLDRARAIADRIESGIIHINGATVHDEPAMPFGGVKDSGWGRFGGNYAINEFTDLRWLTYSTEERHYPI; this is encoded by the coding sequence ATGAGCAGCACACCCGACATCGTCGTCGCTGGTGTCCCGCACGTCTCCGTGTCCGGAGCAACGTTCGAGAAGACCAACCCGTACACGGGCAAGGTCGTCTCGGTCGCCGCTGCCGCGACCGTCGAAGACGCCGACAACGCCGCCGCTGCCGCCCACGCAGCGTTCCCCGCCTGGGCCGCCACCCCGGCCGCCGAGCGCTCCGCACTCCTCAACAAGGCCGCTGACCTCCTGGAGGAGCGCGCCGAGGAGATCACCATCACCATGGCCGAGGAGGTCGGCTCCACCCACGGGTGGGCCGCCTTCAACGTGCACGTCACCACCGGTGTCCTGCGCGCTGCCGCCGAGCTCCCGGGCCAGGTCGTCGAGGACGAGATTCCGTCCGGTGTCCCCGGCCTGAAGGCCTACGGCGTGCGCAAGCCGCTCGGTGCCGTCGTCGCGATCGCCCCGTGGAACGCCCCGCTGATCCTCGGCACCCGTGCCGTCGCGATGCCGCTGGCCCTGGGCAACACCGTCGTCTTCAAGGCCTCGGAGGAGTGCCCGCGCACCCAGGCCGCGATCGTGCAGGTCCTGCGCGACGCCGGCGTCCCCGCCGGTGCCGTCGAGCTGATCACCAACCGTCCCGAGGACGGCAAGCTGATCGTCGAGCGTCTCATCGACAACCCGAAGATCCGCCACATCAACTTCACCGGTTCCTCCGGTGTCGGCCGCTCCATCGCGATCCGTGCCGCCCAGTACTTCAAGCGCACCGTGCTCGAGCTCGGCGGCAAGGCCCCGTTCGTCGTCCTCGACGACGCTGACGTCGACGCCGCTGTCGCCGGCGCCAACTTCGGTGCCTTCATGAACTCCGGCCAGATCTGCATGTCCACCGAGCGCGTCATCGCGCACACCTCGGTGGTCGAGGAGTTCTCGGCGAAGCTGGCCGCCAAGGCCGCCGCCATGACCGTCGGCGACCCGTCGCTGCCCACCACCCACATCGGCCCCGTGGTCTCCATGAAGGCCGCCACCCGCATCCGTGGCCTGATCGCCGACGCCGTCGACAAGGGCGCCACCCTGCTCACCGGTGGTGGCGGCGAGGGTGTCCTCATCGAGCCGACCGTCATCGCCGGCGTCACCCCGGAGATGGAGATCTACCGCGAGGAGTCCTTCGGACCCGTCGTCACGATCACCTCCTTCGAGACCGAGGACGAGGCCGTCGAGCTCGCCAACGACACCGACTTCGGTCTGTCGTCGGCCGTCTACGGCACCGACCTGGACCGCGCCCGCGCGATCGCCGACCGCATCGAGTCCGGCATCATCCACATCAACGGTGCGACCGTCCACGACGAGCCGGCCATGCCGTTCGGCGGCGTCAAGGACTCCGGCTGGGGCCGCTTCGGTGGCAACTACGCCATCAACGAGTTCACCGACCTGCGGTGGCTGACCTACTCCACCGAGGAGCGCCACTACCCGATCTGA